Genomic window (Patescibacteria group bacterium):
GGCTTAGTTCAACCACTACTCTATCACCAACCATAATCCGAATAAAATTTAACCTTAATTTACCAGACAAATGCGCCAAAACCTCTCTACCATCATCCAATTGAACTTTAAAGGTGGTGCTAGGTAAGGCTTCGATAACAACGCCCTCAAATTGCTTATTCTTCATAAAAAATACTTCTACAACCTAATGGTTGATTAGTTTGTATTATAAAAATGTTTTTTAATTAGTCAACACTAAATCGCTTTTTCATCGATTATAATTGTAATTCTGTTTGAATTAAGAGGCGTAAAATTCAAAAATTTTGGCCAAATCTTTATTTCCACCTTGTTAATGCTTTTGTATTGTTTAAGGAATAACTCTAAATCCTTGATGTTTTTTCCGGCTAAATTACTACTAAACTCTCGTTGATCAATTTTATCGCAGAAAATTAAGTTGGCTGTCACGGGAAAAGATAAAAGCTTTTTTTCAAAATCAAATCGTGCAGCTCCATAATTTAGTTGATAACTAAAAAGTTCCTTATCTAACAATTGTGAATTATTATCTTTGGCTTCGTTAATAAATAATCTTTTTACATCATCTTCATTAAATACCAAAGCCCTCATAAATATTTTGGCGGTTACCTCAAATTGTTCAGCTTTTTCATCAAGTTTAGGATTAGTTGAAAAGCTCGCAATGCTGATATGCTTAGCATCTGGTAAAACAATATCATTAGCAGATAATTTGCTGTTTAATTCTTCATTCAAAGAAATTGATGCTATTTCAACCAATTTGTTTTTAGCTTGATTAATATCTGACTGACCAACTACCTTTGTTGTTCCTATATAGCCACCGGTCATAGAAGAAGATGATTCGGCATAAAATTTGGAATATCTAGGCGTTCCCTCAAAACCAGGAATAGTAAATGTTGTAGGGCCAATATTATAAGATTCCCCTGGCTGATCAGCAATCACTTCAGCATCAATATAAGATGGCACAATTTTACCATCCTGAATTTTGGCGCCGGGAACTGTTGTTTTATTTACCAACCTAAAAAGTTTTCCTTCTTTTGACAGAAATCTTGTTGTTGCCACCAGAATTTGAGGTTCGGAGCTATAAGCATTATAAATTCTTATTGTCCCTCTGGCCTTAGCTTGGATGCTTTTTACTTCAGTGGCAGGGAATTTTTCAGTAATAGTTCTTGAAAAATCAAAGGATTTAATTGGAACTTTAAAATTAACTTGATCGATATCATTAATTCCAGCCGTCGCTAAAACAGGAATTTGTTCAGACCAACTATATTTATTGGAAAAAATTCTAACCTCGGCTTTGGCAATAAAATAAATAAGACAGAATGTGGCTAAACCAAAAAGAATAATGGCAGTCAATAAAATCTTCACCCCTTTTTTAATTTTTAATTTTGGCTTTTGGATTTTTTCTTTTTTTATTTCTTTCTCATCAATTTCTATATTACTGAAATGGTCTTCATCAAAATAATCTGTAAAAAATTTCTTCTCATTATTAATATTCTTAGGAGTAATGTCTTTTTGAACTTTTTTTCTTTGGGTTTTTATTTCCACTTGCTGAATAATTTCTTTGATTTCTGGTAATTCCTCCTCTGTCTGTTGGGGCGAAATTGTTTTTTGAGCTTTTTCTATTTTTTTCCGTTTCGGTGGTTTAATATCGCCAAGAAGAATTTTTGTCTTTGGTTTTGGTCTACTTATCTCAGCCATCTCAATTAATTTCATTCCCGCTTCTTTTGCCATGAAAACAACTTCCTCCGCATCGCTATTCACAAACAATTTTTTATCAGCCGCTGCCGCCTCGCGTTTTATAAGTTTAAAGTTTAACAATGAATCGGCGATTTTGGCATTTGCCGGAATAATCAAAACGATGGTATCATTTTTTGAATTAATAATTTTTTCAACAACCTCAGACACCGATTCAGTTATATCAACATAAATATTTTCTGCCTTCATTTTTTATATTTTTTTAATAAATTTTGATTTAACCACTTGATTCGACGTTTTAAAATTTTATTCATTTCTTCATATTTAGGTTCTGAAACAAAAGAGAAAGATAAATTACTTATAAGATTAAAGGGTAAATTGGATGCCTCTTCACCTTCTAATTCAATCTCCAAGTCTGAAAAGAATTTTTCATTATCATAATAGTTTATATTGACTGGTATTTTAAAAATGCTCGCCGGCCAATGATTCTTTTCAAATGTCTCAATTAAATATGGAAATTGTTTTAAACTCCCAATTAAATAAAATCCTTCTATTTTTTCTTTTGAAGAAATTTCTTTGGCAATTAAATTAACGCCCTCTACCAAAATTTTTAATTCTTTGTCAAACAGCTTCTTAAACCAATTTTTAGCATTTTCGCTTATTTCATTGTTTTCATAGCGAATTTTAATTTCTTCCGCCAAAGAAGAAGAAATTGAAAGATTTTGTGAAAGTGCTAATAACAGGTTTTTCTCCCCCCAATCAAAATATTTAAAAGTGTTTAGATAATCTCCCAGCAATCCGGCGCTTGTTGTTGTATAACCAATTTCCACTAGAATATTCTTTGCTATATTATCTATTAAAGAAAAAGTTTTATCAAAAATCAAATTTTTCTCCCCAATAAAAAGCAACTCTCCTCCCCATTGTTCCAAAATATGCTTAATAGCTTCCCAAAAAAGACAATGCATATAAGTATTTTCAACACAAAAAGAGAAAGTTTTCCCTGTAAAACCAATGGGGTTTAAAACTCTTTTGTCATCAATGCGCGGATCGCTTAATTTTGAATGAGCCAAAACAACATCCCATTCAGAAATTTTCATTTTTTGACTAACAACGATGCGTTCTTTATCATACAAACGCCAAACTAAATTCAAAATAATATTTTCCAAATCCTCATAGTCAACTGCCGTTAAAGGATTTTCCCGCACAATTGATAAACGCGCTTTTGTTGATTTAATAAATGGCTGTTCAAAACTAATAATCGCTGGGGTTTTCTTGGAAATTTTTTTTATTTCTTTGGTTAAAATTTTTACTAAATCATCTTCTCCAAAACCATCATCGCTATCACAAAAATAATTATGGTATTTTTTTATTCTAATTTTCTTTTTTTCAAAATCTATAAACGCCAAAGCAGAATTTACTTCTCTTAATCCGCCAAAAAAGCAAAAAACCGGTTTCCAATTTTTATGAAATAATTTGAACATCGTAAAAATCTCTTCTTTTTAATTATAACAAATAAATCTTCTACTCCAAAATAGCTTTTATTCGCCTGACACCGCTCGAAACTGATTCTTCTTTGACTATTTTAAAACATCCCAAAAGCCCCGTATTTTGAACATGCGGACCACCACAAATTTCTTTAGAATAAACATTTT
Coding sequences:
- the infA gene encoding translation initiation factor IF-1; this translates as MKNKQFEGVVIEALPSTTFKVQLDDGREVLAHLSGKLRLNFIRIMVGDRVVVELS